The region CGGCAACTGGCAAAGCACCTTAGGGGGCGTTGAGATCGGCGTAGTTGCCGCGTTTCTGCGTTATATGGAGAAGTTCTTCTGGCCAATCAGAGACCTGGCCGAGAAATACAGCCTGTTGCAGTCTGCCCTGGCGGCGGCCGAAAGGGTCTATGAAATGCTGGCGACCGAGCGGCCTGCCGAAGAACCTGTAGAGAGAAATCCCCACCCCCAAGTCAAAGGTGAAATAACCTTCGAAGATGTATGGTTTGCCTACGAAGAGCCGCGCTGGGTGCTCTGCGGCCTGTCCTTCTCAGTGGCCGCCGGCGAATTCATAGGTATCGCCGGCCTTTCAGGCTCGGGCAAGACCACGGTTATCAACCTCCTGCTTCGCCTGTACCAGCCGCAGCGGGGCAGGATACTGGTCGACGGCGTCGATATACTCAATATTCCGCTTGACGTTCTCCGGCGAACAGTTGGCGTGGTTTTTCAGGACGTTCACCTGTTTAACGGCACAGTCGCAGAGAACATCAGCCTGTTCGACCCGCAGGTTTCCCGCAGCGATATCATCGCCGCCGCCACCGCCGCAAACTGCCATGGATTCATTACCAAGCTCCCGCTGGGTTATGATACGCCGATCGGCTATCAGGGAGCGATGATCTCGGTAGGGCAACGTCAGTTGCTTTCTCTCGCCAGGATGCTTGCCTGCCGCGCAGACGTGCTCGTACTGGATGAAGCAACCTCCAATATCGACGGTGAGACCGAGGCTCTCATCCATGGCGCCCTCGCCCGTATCGCCAAACAGCGTACCATGATCGTCGTCGCCCATCGCCTTTCCACCATCCGGGACGCCGACAGCATCTTTGTCCTCCATCGAGGCGTGATCGCCGAGGCGGGCACCCACGATCAGCTTGTCGCCGGCCGTGGACTGTACTGGCGCCTTTACAACAGTCAGTGACATATCAAGGAGGAATACGTTGCCGCCGCAAGGAATATAATACCAAAACATATTAGGAGTGATATGGTATGGCCAACATGTTCAGCGATCTTGAAGGGGTACGCATCGCCATGGCGATGGAGGCCCGCGGCCGGGACTTTTATCAGCAGGCTTACCAGCTAACACCTAACCCGACACACAAAGAATTGTTCCTGTGGCTTAAAAATGAGGAAATACATCATTTGACCAGGTTTACCGCTCTTTTCGAAATGCTTGAAAACCGCAAAGAGGCCCATTCGGCCGAATACCTTTTCGACACTGATACTTCCCGCTACCTTACGGTTATCGCCGAAGAGCACGTTTTTCCCAAACCAAACGACGCCGGTGAGCAATTCGCCGGGCTGACAAGCGTGCAGGCGATCCTGCAGGCAGCCTTGCAGGCGGAGAAAGACTCCGTGCTGTTCTATGATGAATTGGCCGCAAAGGCGAAGTTCCCCGAGGCAAGGGATGTTTTCCGCCTCCTGAAAGGAGAAGAACAGGCTCACGTTGTGAAAATACGCGAAATGGTCGACGCCTGGGCGTGACGAAGGAGGAGTCGTAATGGAAGCGAGACTTGTATTGTATAACCTCCATGCCTGTCCGGAGTGTCAGAGCATCAGGGAAAAACTCGCCGAGCTTGAGCTGACTTACGTGTGTGTTAATGTCAGTCCGTCGAAGGCCAAGCGTACCCAGGTCTTTGAGCTTACCGGCCAGTATTCGGTGCCGGTACTGGTGGACGGCGACACGATTCTCACCTCTGCGGACAACATTCTGGAGCATCTTGTGGAAAAGTATGCCCACAACGTGATCAAACCCGTAAAGTACTGACGTTTCCGGCGCTGCCCGCCCCGCATATCATGTTAGCGGGAGGGATGCGCGATGACTAGACGGCGCCGGCGCCGCAAATGTCCGATCGAAAAAGGGATTAAGATCATCTGCCCCCACTGCGGCGCCATCGTAGTCGTTCCTATGTGCAAGGCTGTCAACGGCGAACAAATAAATTGTTCGAAATGCCAGCAGGATTTTGTCTTTGGGGCTTAGGAACAGCTTGAATTATTCGCCAAATACTGTAAAATTATTTTAGGGACGAACTTCTGAATAGGGGGATGGGCGATGCCTAGGGGGCCCAGCAAGCGCGGCTATCACAAGCAGGATATGCAGAAGGTGAACCGTACCGCCCTTGTCGTCGGAGGTATTGCTGCAGC is a window of Selenomonadales bacterium 4137-cl DNA encoding:
- a CDS encoding ABC transporter ATP-binding protein, with amino-acid sequence MSMYYRGREYDTASSNRLLDRDVAKVLWGFARPFRGLMAVALLVMLLGTAADLVRPYLLKVAIDNQVLTGDLAGLRQTAWLYAAAIAAGMVFSWGQTILLQYIGQKIIFDVRQKVFRQLIYMRYTDIEGQPVGRIVTRVTNDTDAIKDLYTDVLVAFASDLLVLIGIIAVMLAIDWRLALVSFTVIPVMVIVAALYQRYARQAYRLVREKTAAINSFLQENFNGISVVKAFARFPRSEAEYDTVNHEYLAAGLKEMRTFALFRPFVDLVYTLAVVLLLWYGNWQSTLGGVEIGVVAAFLRYMEKFFWPIRDLAEKYSLLQSALAAAERVYEMLATERPAEEPVERNPHPQVKGEITFEDVWFAYEEPRWVLCGLSFSVAAGEFIGIAGLSGSGKTTVINLLLRLYQPQRGRILVDGVDILNIPLDVLRRTVGVVFQDVHLFNGTVAENISLFDPQVSRSDIIAAATAANCHGFITKLPLGYDTPIGYQGAMISVGQRQLLSLARMLACRADVLVLDEATSNIDGETEALIHGALARIAKQRTMIVVAHRLSTIRDADSIFVLHRGVIAEAGTHDQLVAGRGLYWRLYNSQ
- a CDS encoding ferritin family protein; amino-acid sequence: MANMFSDLEGVRIAMAMEARGRDFYQQAYQLTPNPTHKELFLWLKNEEIHHLTRFTALFEMLENRKEAHSAEYLFDTDTSRYLTVIAEEHVFPKPNDAGEQFAGLTSVQAILQAALQAEKDSVLFYDELAAKAKFPEARDVFRLLKGEEQAHVVKIREMVDAWA
- a CDS encoding glutathione S-transferase N-terminal domain-containing protein, which produces MEARLVLYNLHACPECQSIREKLAELELTYVCVNVSPSKAKRTQVFELTGQYSVPVLVDGDTILTSADNILEHLVEKYAHNVIKPVKY